The Esox lucius isolate fEsoLuc1 chromosome 20, fEsoLuc1.pri, whole genome shotgun sequence region ggaggaacccaggtcccactgcaccagcgtaaggtctgacaatggttctgaggatttcatcccggtaactaacagcagtcagggtacctttggctagcatgtggaggtctgtgcgaccctccaagtatGCCTccccatcactgacccaccaaaccagtcatgctggatgatggtgcaggcagcataacgttcaccacggcgtcacCAGACTcattcacgtctgtcacgtactcaatgtgaacctgctctcatcagtgaagagaacggggcgccaatgcagacctgccaattctgttgTTCACTGGTGAATGCGAATCGAGCTGCTTGGTGCTGGGTTGTGAAATCCCTGAAGGTTAAtagacttggtgttatactgtggtgcttacttttatttatttttttgcagtgtacatTAAAAGTGATGAACAGCACATCTGATTTATAGAGTTTGGTAATCACAAGGACAAATCTCAACCAAGgttataaatatttgatttgaatGGCATTGACACTTGTGTGCCGTATAAATTGATAATTAACACTTTTACTAATGACACAACTAATGGGTGAGTGTTACAGCAGACTACATGTAGAATTTACTTCAAAATGTACGTTGTATGTTTCGAAAATATGCATCTAGCCCAGTGGTGCCGTTAGGTCTGGGTTTCTGGGGCTTAAGTCCCAGGACTTTTCATccaattgcaaaaaaaacactttgcaTTACAGCATGTTAAACCTGCTCCTGCTGTTATAAACAGACATCTGCATGCTTCTCTTATGATAATGTGATGGACCACTTACTTTGCATCACCCTCCTCCCCACCTGCCAGACAGGACACTCCAAAAGAGGCCacttacagctctggaaaaaaagagaccactgcaccattttcaactttttttgaaaaggaaagaaaaaggtgcagtggtctcttaattttctctcGAGATCTAGACATGGGACAGACAGCAAGAGTGAAATATGATGTAGACACCAGGGAAGACACAAACAGTAtggagaaaatgacattgtaaatATCAAATTTCAAGCCAATGGAGGTTATGAATGTTTAATGAAAGAGATCAAAAATCTGTATGCAAGAATCTTAGTCGGGACCAATCTTAGTCTGGACCAATCTGCACATGTTAAAGTTTGAACAAAGTTCCTTGCAATAACGGTCCCAGTGTGGCATTTTGAAGAATAAATAGCAGGATGTCAACGACTCAGTGTGGGCATCTTGCTGCACAAGCCCCAATAATTGTTAAGTTGTCACTCTTTGATCAGCACATTTAGTAAAAAATAGCAACTAAGGTTTGTGAACAAGGGATTAGTATTTAGGGAGTCTGACAATATCACAACAGCTAGCAAGTTTTGCTACAGTAAGTAACCAAAGTTAGCCATGCCAGCATTGCAGAGGCATAACCACTGCATATAAACTAAAGGGATGGTGCTAACCAGTACCTAACAAAACGTATGTTCAACCAATAAACTGTCAATTATGTTCACATCCTACTCTTAGATATTTGcctgtaatatacagtatatgtcagCACTGTATAATGCCCTCAAGTAACctgaagtatatattttttatttaaataatgtgaGTTATGAGAATGTATATTATCCTCATTTCATCAGTCATGTTTGGGATTGATATGGTCTTTATTTTAGCAGAtggaggacaaacccagcctgctgctctccttccacactgaacCCAAACAAGAGTCACTGGATTCTGATTGTGACAGTAAAGCTCAGTGTtcattggtggattcagagGTGACGTCAGTGAATCTAGAAGGCTGCATTCCACCGCTGGGACCGAATGAGATTAAATatgaagaggtggaggagaagatTGGGATTATCATGAATAAAGAAGAGACGTTTGGGGATTTAACTAATCATGGTAAGAACTGTTTTTATCAAGTGGGTTTGATGTTCTTAATAATTAGTTGTTCTTACTAATAAAAGGTAGATATAATTTCATGCTGTCCCAGGATTTTCTATTGTTACACCTATTCTTTTGATTTTCAGAAAGCCTAAAGAACAGAATATTTTGAAGATattctgaatgtttttcttcattatgttaGCTAGTTATTCCATAAACCATTACTTTAGAACTAAGCCGTGAGTTCAGCATAGCATTAATCTCTCACTTTCTAATCTCATTAATGAGCATTGCTTGTCATGCAACCCTGGTGGCAGCACTTAGCCTGTTCTACAGTTTCATAGTTTATGCTTTAACTGTTCccgttgttattttatttatctgcaACTAGTGTTAATTCTAATCACAACATTAGATGTTGCTATGCTGACCTATCATTTAAGACCACCTTTTACTATCAATTGTTGTAAACAACACCTTGATAGTAACTGGTTACTGTTTCTGACTGAACCATGGTTTCTTCTGGGCTACAGACTAATATCAAGCTAAAGAATTAAGTTGCAACATAGCAATTTTCTATGTTTTAAGGCTGGTTATGATCAACTAACTTTTTGGATGTCTGTCGCACAGATGAGATTCCAGAAGTGGAGATATTTCTTACATTTGGAGAGCAAAACCAGGAAGACTGCAAAGTCTGCCCCCAttgtaaaaaacatttcttatctTTGTCAAAGCTCAAaagacacattaacacacatactggagagaagccatactcctgttctgactgtgggaagtctTTCATTAGATCATCTGATCTTACTAATCATcggagagtgcacacaggtgagaagccttactcctgttctgactgtgggaagtgtttcattagatCATCTGATCTTACAAATCATcggagagtgcacacaggtgagaagccttactcctgttctgactgtgggaagtgttacTTTAGGTCATGTCATCTTAGTGGTCACCgaagagtgcacacaggtgagaagccatactcctgttctgactgtgggaagtgtttcattagatCATCTGATCTTACTAATCACaggagagtgcacacaggtgagaagccatacccctgttctgactgtgagaagtgtttctctcaattaggcaatcttaaagttcaccagcgcatacacactggagagaaaccttattcctgttctgactgtgggaagagtttcattAAATTAGCTCAACTTTCTagtcatcagagagtgcacacaggtgagaaaccttttttctgttctgactgtgggaaatgttttgCTCATTTAAATCAACTTAAATATCACCAGCACATTCAAactggagagaaaccatacTCCTGTTCTGTCTGTGGGAAATGTTTCAATGGATCATCAGATCTTACTAGTCACCgaagagtgcacacaggtgagaagccatacctctgttctgattgtgggaagtgtttctctctgttaagcaaccttaaagttcaccagcgcatacatacaggagagaaaccttattcCTGTTTGgactgtggaaagagttttattAATTTATCTCAATTTACAAGTCATCAGAGagtacatacaggagagaagccatactctTGCtcagactgtgggaagagttatTCTCAATTACACAACCTCAAACTTCACCAGCGAGTACATACAGGGGAGAAGTCTTACTCCTGCTGATGATTCACAACTGTAGAGTTCTGAAAAACTTTGAATAAATGCTTCATCAACTTAAATACATGGATGTCAGAACATTTCTTAACTAAACTAGGATACAACAAAAGTTTTGGTTCAATGAATATTCCCTAAGTTAAGTTGGCCTTTACTTCAGCAGTGATGAATTCATGAACTTTGTTGAAAAGCTCATTTTCATTAGAAAACTAATAACCAACTCTTCCCTAAATAAGCATAGTCCTTAAATACTCAATTGAGAATGCACAGAACTTTTGGATCATTGGGGacatttaaactttttaatCCTGTTATTGCTCAACAAGTTCACTAACCTAACGATGAGGTCTAAACCCACCAGCTGTAAACTGGACCCTATTCCAACCAAACTACTTAAGGAGCTACTTTCCATGCTTGGTCTGACCATggtaaacataataaattgttCTCAATCCTCTGGATTAGTACCAAACTCATTGAAAGTGGCAATTATAAAACCTCTTTTAAAGAAATCTAATAATGTTACAGATAATTTAAACCATAATTGGCAAATATCCCGTTCCTCTCACAAATTTGAAAAACCTTTTTCCCAGcaatgaaattatatatttctttaacaaaaatatttacaaaatgctccagtccagttttAGACCCCATCATTCTACTGACACAACATTTGTGAAGgtggtaaattacattttataggcATCAGTAAAAGTTTATGCGATTGTCCTCATGAGTCTTGACTTTAGTGCTGATTTTGCAGAGATTAAAAACCCATGTTAATTCAGAATGTTGCTGTTAGAGTCCTTAAAAAAGCCCAAAAAG contains the following coding sequences:
- the LOC105027456 gene encoding gastrula zinc finger protein XlCGF71.1-like isoform X6 produces the protein MLKRHINTHTGEKPYSCSDCGKSFIRSSDLTNHRRVHTGEKPYSCSDCGKCFIRSSDLTNHRRVHTGEKPYSCSDCGKCYFRSCHLSGHRRVHTGEKPYSCSDCGKCFIRSSDLTNHRRVHTGEKPYPCSDCEKCFSQLGNLKVHQRIHTGEKPYSCSDCGKSFIKLAQLSSHQRVHTATLKFTSAYIQERNLIPVWTVERVLLIYLNLQVIREYIQERSHTLAQTVGRVILNYTTSNFTSEYIQGRSLTPADDSQL
- the LOC105027456 gene encoding zinc finger protein 3-like isoform X2, encoding MQNSHGQSSSGVPEKVTWKTNDSIFQDKTELCRDQQMEDKPSLLLSFHTEPKQESLDSDCDSKAQCSLVDSEVTSVNLEGCIPPLGPNEIKYEEVEEKIGIIMNKEETFGDLTNHDEIPEVEIFLTFGEQNQEDCKVCPHCKKHFLSLSKLKRHINTHTGEKPYSCSDCGKSFIRSSDLTNHRRVHTGEKPYSCSDCGKCFIRSSDLTNHRRVHTGEKPYSCSDCGKCYFRSCHLSGHRRVHTGEKPYSCSDCGKCFIRSSDLTNHRRVHTGEKPYPCSDCEKCFSQLGNLKVHQRIHTGEKPYSCSDCGKSFIKLAQLSSHQRVHTATLKFTSAYIQERNLIPVWTVERVLLIYLNLQVIREYIQERSHTLAQTVGRVILNYTTSNFTSEYIQGRSLTPADDSQL
- the LOC105027456 gene encoding zinc finger protein 3-like isoform X5 — encoded protein: MQNSHGQSSSGVPEKVTWKTNDSIFQDKTELCRDQQMEDKPSLLLSFHTEPKQESLDSDCDSKAQCSLVDSEVTSVNLEGCIPPLGPNEIKYEEVEEKIGIIMNKEETFGDLTNHDEIPEVEIFLTFGEQNQEDCKVCPHCKKHFLSLSKLKRHINTHTGEKPYSCSDCGKSFIRSSDLTNHRRVHTGEKPYSCSDCGKCFIRSSDLTNHRRVHTGEKPYSCSDCGKCYFRSCHLSGHRRVHTGEKPYSCSDCGKCFIRSSDLTNHRRVHTAHSNWRETILLFCLWEMFQWIIRSY
- the LOC105027456 gene encoding zinc finger protein 250-like isoform X4; protein product: MQNSHGQSSSGVPEKVTWKTNDSIFQDKTELCRDQQMEDKPSLLLSFHTEPKQESLDSDCDSKAQCSLVDSEVTSVNLEGCIPPLGPNEIKYEEVEEKIGIIMNKEETFGDLTNHDEIPEVEIFLTFGEQNQEDCKVCPHCKKHFLSLSKLKRHINTHTGEKPYSCSDCGKSFIRSSDLTNHRRVHTGNLKVHQRIHTGEKPYSCSDCGKSFIKLAQLSSHQRVHTATLKFTSAYIQERNLIPVWTVERVLLIYLNLQVIREYIQERSHTLAQTVGRVILNYTTSNFTSEYIQGRSLTPADDSQL
- the LOC105027456 gene encoding zinc finger protein Xfin-like isoform X7, whose protein sequence is MQNSHGQSSSGVPEKVTWKTNDSIFQDKTELCRDQQMEDKPSLLLSFHTEPKQESLDSDCDSKAQCSLVDSEVTSVNLEGCIPPLGPNEIKYEEVEEKIGIIMNKEETFGDLTNHDEIPEVEIFLTFGEQNQEDCKVCPHCKKHFLSLSKLKRHINTHTGEKPYSCSDCGKSFIRSSDLTNHRRVHTAHSNWRETILLFCLWEMFQWIIRSY
- the LOC105027456 gene encoding zinc finger protein 3-like isoform X3, yielding MQMEDKPSLLLSFHTEPKQESLDSDCDSKAQCSLVDSEVTSVNLEGCIPPLGPNEIKYEEVEEKIGIIMNKEETFGDLTNHDEIPEVEIFLTFGEQNQEDCKVCPHCKKHFLSLSKLKRHINTHTGEKPYSCSDCGKSFIRSSDLTNHRRVHTGEKPYSCSDCGKCFIRSSDLTNHRRVHTGEKPYSCSDCGKCYFRSCHLSGHRRVHTGEKPYSCSDCGKCFIRSSDLTNHRRVHTGEKPYPCSDCEKCFSQLGNLKVHQRIHTGEKPYSCSDCGKSFIKLAQLSSHQRVHTATLKFTSAYIQERNLIPVWTVERVLLIYLNLQVIREYIQERSHTLAQTVGRVILNYTTSNFTSEYIQGRSLTPADDSQL